A single region of the Agromyces sp. Leaf222 genome encodes:
- a CDS encoding carboxylesterase/lipase family protein, translating to MTQTSTGTFVEVDTVAGRVRGAWRGEPGTPGASAAFLGIPFAEAPVGELRFAAPVPKAPWEGARDALEFGATAQRGDPGVTLIPEPSVPGESTLNVNVFTPRPSAADAGTDAALPVLVWIHGGGFFAGSPASLWYDGGRFNRDGVVTVTISYRLGFDGFGWIDGAPSNRGVRDWLLALEWVQQNVAAFGGDPSRVTIAGQSAGGGAVLTLLGMERAQHLFHGVYAISGALADVTPERSEAFGRELAAAAGVEPTVAGFSSLDEERILELQKKATELGPDSLESMIDNGLALGPSIDGELLVRSTKESLAAGVGAGKPLVIGATDDEFTMAFAEVEKKLRWIPKSLMLKKLGMQKQAMKPYLAANAEVARKGTARIAGRFLTDRMFRTALVRLVALRGDAPTWVYRFSWPSGTFGFAEHCLDVPFFFDCLDSIAIEPLAGPNPPQALADEVHGAAVAFITTGEPGWPRYTDAARATRVYDTPSSVVADGYASVRSLLPAA from the coding sequence ATGACCCAGACCAGCACCGGCACCTTCGTCGAGGTCGACACCGTGGCGGGCCGCGTCCGCGGCGCCTGGCGCGGCGAGCCCGGCACGCCAGGCGCATCCGCCGCCTTCCTCGGCATTCCCTTCGCCGAGGCGCCCGTCGGCGAGCTCCGCTTCGCCGCACCCGTGCCGAAGGCCCCATGGGAGGGCGCGCGCGATGCCCTCGAGTTCGGCGCGACCGCGCAGCGCGGCGATCCCGGCGTCACGCTCATCCCCGAGCCGAGCGTGCCGGGCGAGTCGACGCTGAACGTGAACGTGTTCACGCCCCGGCCCTCCGCTGCGGATGCCGGAACGGATGCCGCCCTGCCGGTGCTGGTCTGGATCCACGGCGGCGGGTTCTTCGCCGGCTCGCCCGCGAGCCTCTGGTACGACGGCGGCCGGTTCAACCGCGACGGCGTCGTGACCGTGACGATCTCGTACCGGCTCGGCTTCGACGGCTTCGGGTGGATCGACGGCGCACCGAGCAACCGCGGCGTGCGCGACTGGCTGCTCGCCCTCGAGTGGGTGCAGCAGAACGTCGCCGCGTTCGGCGGCGACCCCTCGCGCGTGACCATCGCCGGCCAGTCGGCGGGCGGCGGCGCGGTGCTCACCCTGCTCGGCATGGAGCGCGCACAGCACCTCTTCCACGGCGTCTACGCGATCTCGGGCGCCCTGGCCGACGTCACGCCCGAGCGGAGCGAGGCCTTCGGGCGCGAGCTCGCGGCGGCGGCGGGCGTCGAGCCGACGGTCGCCGGCTTCTCGAGCCTCGACGAGGAGCGCATCCTCGAGCTGCAGAAGAAGGCGACCGAGCTCGGCCCCGACTCCCTCGAGAGCATGATCGACAACGGCCTGGCGCTGGGCCCGAGCATCGACGGCGAGCTGCTCGTGCGCTCGACGAAGGAGTCGCTGGCGGCCGGGGTCGGCGCCGGCAAGCCGCTCGTGATCGGCGCGACCGACGACGAGTTCACGATGGCGTTCGCCGAGGTCGAGAAGAAGCTCCGCTGGATCCCGAAGTCGCTGATGCTGAAGAAGCTCGGCATGCAGAAGCAGGCCATGAAGCCCTACCTCGCCGCGAACGCCGAGGTCGCCCGCAAGGGCACCGCGCGCATCGCGGGCCGGTTCCTCACCGACCGCATGTTCCGCACCGCGCTCGTGCGCCTCGTCGCCCTGCGCGGCGACGCGCCGACCTGGGTCTACCGGTTCTCGTGGCCGTCTGGCACGTTCGGCTTCGCCGAGCACTGCCTCGACGTGCCGTTCTTCTTCGACTGCCTCGACTCGATCGCGATCGAGCCGCTGGCCGGCCCGAACCCGCCGCAGGCCCTCGCCGACGAGGTGCACGGCGCAGCGGTCGCCTTCATCACGACCGGCGAACCGGGCTGGCCGCGGTACACGGATGCCGCGCGCGCGACGCGCGTGTACGACACGCCGTCGAGCGTGGTGGCCGACGGCTACGCCTCGGTGCGCTCGCTGCTGCCGGCCGCCTGA
- a CDS encoding MFS transporter, with translation MSIQPAASGDPAALVAPTGAISATAPVAGEPPQSPPPTRALLPGILVTALTLFATYGGLIAILLPTQIALLDEENKVANLAIVTTVSFVFTLFAQPIVGAFSDRTRSRFGRRAPWMVGGALIGGIFLLGLGSLTSLLWITVFWVIIQVALNGLQGPLTALTPDRFPREKRGVASAMFGIGTQVGMTLGIMVASIFAANIGIGYSAFGIAVIVVTVLFVLVNRDWSSKEAVVPAWSWRQFFAGFWIDPRKNPDFAWAFAARFLLVLGYFVVTAFQLYILTDYIRIPVAEAPGAVLTLTLAAFVPTLIAIGVSGWWSDRIGKRKVFIYAASAIMVLGLAAPVIMPNMTGMIVMSIINGVGFGVYMSVDAALMTEVLPGGGAGAGKDLGILNIATNIPQALSPAIAGVIIGVFGGYPMLFVFGIVAVVAAALVLIPIKSVR, from the coding sequence ATGTCGATCCAGCCCGCCGCCTCCGGCGATCCCGCCGCCCTCGTCGCGCCCACCGGCGCCATCTCGGCGACCGCACCCGTCGCCGGCGAGCCGCCGCAGAGTCCCCCGCCCACCAGGGCGCTGCTGCCCGGCATCCTCGTCACCGCGCTCACGCTCTTCGCCACCTACGGCGGACTCATCGCGATCCTGCTGCCCACCCAGATCGCGCTCCTCGACGAGGAGAACAAGGTCGCGAACCTCGCGATCGTCACGACCGTCTCATTCGTCTTCACGCTCTTCGCGCAGCCCATCGTCGGCGCGTTCAGCGACCGCACCCGCTCGCGCTTCGGTCGCCGCGCCCCGTGGATGGTCGGCGGCGCCCTCATCGGCGGCATCTTCCTGCTCGGGCTCGGCTCGCTCACCTCGCTGCTCTGGATCACGGTGTTCTGGGTCATCATCCAGGTCGCCCTGAACGGCCTGCAGGGCCCGCTCACCGCGCTCACCCCCGACCGCTTCCCGCGCGAGAAGCGCGGCGTCGCGAGCGCGATGTTCGGCATCGGCACCCAGGTCGGCATGACCCTCGGCATCATGGTCGCGAGCATCTTCGCCGCGAACATCGGCATCGGCTACTCGGCGTTCGGCATCGCCGTGATCGTGGTCACCGTGCTCTTCGTGCTCGTCAACCGCGACTGGTCGTCGAAGGAGGCGGTCGTGCCCGCATGGAGCTGGCGGCAGTTCTTCGCCGGCTTCTGGATCGACCCCCGCAAGAACCCGGACTTCGCGTGGGCGTTCGCCGCCCGCTTCCTGCTCGTGCTCGGGTACTTCGTGGTCACGGCGTTCCAGCTGTACATCCTCACCGACTACATCCGCATCCCGGTCGCCGAGGCGCCCGGCGCCGTGCTCACGCTCACGCTCGCCGCGTTCGTGCCGACGCTCATCGCGATCGGGGTCTCGGGCTGGTGGAGCGACCGCATCGGCAAGCGCAAGGTCTTCATCTACGCGGCATCCGCCATCATGGTGCTCGGCCTCGCCGCCCCCGTGATCATGCCGAACATGACCGGCATGATCGTCATGAGCATCATCAACGGCGTCGGCTTCGGCGTGTACATGTCGGTCGACGCGGCGCTCATGACCGAGGTGCTGCCCGGCGGCGGTGCCGGCGCGGGCAAGGACCTCGGCATCCTGAACATCGCCACGAACATCCCGCAGGCGCTGAGCCCGGCGATCGCCGGCGTGATCATCGGCGTCTTCGGCGGATACCCCATGCTGTTCGTGTTCGGTATCGTCGCCGTGGTCGCCGCAGCGCTCGTCCTCATCCCCATCAAGAGCGTCCGATAG
- a CDS encoding ROK family transcriptional regulator, translated as MPRAPRSLVSGDVRRHNLTLVLAHLVRSGPSARSEIAAATGLTRGAVTALAAALSEAGVVREADPTQTGRGRPITRLELAADRVAVLVAQVDADAATALLTNLAGEELHRVERRHGRPMGDPESVLDVLAEVTRDALETAHRLGRRVVELPVVVFAPVGGEPPVVLADTDLGWGVVDLLGGLRSRVPGLPEIATLASDGWLAAQAERALLDGIDDLVYLKSNSGIGGAIISGGRTIEGAHGVGASLGHLALIPDGAPCECGQSGCLVTIAGPDALLERAGLTGLVGERGLAGALDELSRRIGAGEPDATAAWGDALPWIARALQVVSLAADPSAIVIGGFWAAHTASIERAFRANRPAVAEAFGRPASEVPTVTAGRLGADAALLGAAWSARDRLLADPARLGV; from the coding sequence ATGCCGCGTGCCCCGCGTTCACTGGTCTCCGGCGACGTCCGGCGGCACAACCTGACGCTCGTGCTCGCCCACCTCGTGAGGTCGGGCCCCAGCGCGCGCAGCGAGATCGCGGCCGCGACCGGACTCACGCGCGGCGCGGTGACGGCGCTCGCTGCCGCCCTCTCGGAGGCGGGCGTGGTGCGTGAGGCGGACCCGACGCAGACCGGCCGGGGCCGACCGATCACCCGGCTCGAGCTGGCGGCCGACCGGGTCGCCGTGCTCGTCGCCCAGGTCGATGCGGATGCCGCGACCGCGCTGCTCACGAACCTCGCCGGCGAGGAGCTGCACCGGGTCGAACGACGGCACGGGCGCCCGATGGGTGACCCCGAATCCGTGCTCGACGTGCTCGCCGAGGTGACGCGCGACGCGCTCGAGACGGCCCATCGGCTCGGGCGGCGCGTGGTCGAACTCCCGGTGGTCGTCTTCGCACCGGTCGGGGGCGAGCCTCCGGTCGTGCTCGCCGACACGGACCTCGGGTGGGGCGTCGTGGACCTGTTGGGCGGGCTGCGCTCGCGCGTGCCCGGCCTGCCCGAGATCGCGACCCTCGCCTCCGACGGCTGGCTCGCCGCCCAGGCCGAGCGAGCGCTCCTCGACGGCATCGACGACCTCGTCTACCTCAAGTCCAACTCGGGCATCGGCGGCGCGATCATCTCCGGCGGTCGCACGATCGAGGGCGCGCACGGGGTGGGGGCGTCGCTCGGCCATCTCGCGCTCATCCCCGACGGCGCTCCCTGCGAGTGCGGGCAGAGCGGATGCCTCGTCACGATCGCCGGCCCCGACGCACTGCTCGAGCGGGCGGGCCTCACCGGGCTCGTCGGCGAGCGCGGCCTCGCCGGTGCGCTCGACGAGCTCTCGCGTCGCATCGGCGCGGGCGAGCCCGACGCGACGGCGGCCTGGGGCGACGCGCTGCCCTGGATCGCCCGAGCCCTCCAGGTCGTCTCGCTCGCCGCGGATCCGTCGGCGATCGTCATCGGCGGGTTCTGGGCCGCGCACACGGCGTCGATCGAACGGGCGTTCCGCGCGAACCGGCCCGCCGTCGCCGAGGCGTTCGGCCGGCCGGCATCCGAGGTGCCGACCGTGACCGCCGGTCGCCTCGGCGCCGACGCCGCGCTCCTCGGCGCGGCCTGGTCTGCCCGCGACCGCCTGCTGGCCGACCCGGCACGACTCGGGGTCTGA
- a CDS encoding TetR/AcrR family transcriptional regulator has product MAQRGSYAKGIAKREEILTTALEVIARNGYRRTSVKELADAVGLSQAGLLHYFSSKEELFQEVLRKRDEVDTASFGLDAQRSIQAFFEVIRHNSEVPGLVQLYAQLSTEATDAAHPAHDYFVARYEQFRAMFCGMLQEEQEAGRLDAGLDVERTANLFLAAADGLQTQWMLDPSIDMAEHIAYLWQLVARKG; this is encoded by the coding sequence ATGGCTCAACGAGGTTCGTACGCAAAGGGCATCGCCAAGCGCGAGGAGATCCTCACGACCGCGCTCGAGGTGATCGCCCGCAACGGGTACCGCCGAACGAGCGTCAAGGAGCTCGCAGACGCGGTCGGCCTCAGCCAGGCCGGCCTGCTGCACTACTTCTCCTCGAAGGAGGAGCTCTTCCAGGAGGTGCTGCGCAAGCGCGATGAGGTCGACACCGCGTCGTTCGGGCTCGACGCCCAGCGCTCGATCCAGGCGTTCTTCGAGGTGATCCGGCACAACAGCGAGGTGCCGGGCCTCGTGCAGCTCTACGCGCAGCTCTCGACCGAGGCCACCGACGCGGCCCACCCGGCCCACGACTACTTCGTCGCGCGGTACGAGCAGTTCCGGGCCATGTTCTGCGGCATGCTCCAAGAGGAGCAGGAGGCCGGCCGCCTCGACGCCGGGCTCGACGTCGAGCGCACCGCCAACCTCTTCCTCGCGGCGGCCGACGGCCTGCAGACGCAGTGGATGCTCGACCCCTCCATCGACATGGCCGAGCACATCGCGTACCTCTGGCAGCTCGTCGCACGCAAGGGCTGA
- a CDS encoding MFS transporter — protein MTMASTPAAEHRPEHRPDEPEAPLAFIEEAAGNEDPPAPIEGVRRLLGWIIPANLGIFLIWGAVPGILLPAQVAAQFGEADKIGNLAIVMTIGAFFSMIAQPIAGQISDRTRSRFGRRAPWIFMGSLAGGLALVGLAFANSLVGVVIAWTLVQITYNFAQGPLSAVMPDRVPVKRRGTFATLSGIGLMVGALGGQVIGSIFYGSIAAGYVTFAVFSLVMLTLFIVFNPDHSSKDLEPEPFKFGDFLRTFWVSPIKHPDFFWAFTGRLLLYTGYFAVTGYQLYLLTDYFGVERPQDVIPVLGLISLAGILIATIVSGPLSDKLGRRKIFVFASSAVTGLAMLLPWVWPDLTAWMIMTFIAGLGFGMFQAVDTALMSEVLPSAKSFAKDLGVVNIAATLPQTLAPGVAGAIVLAFGFAGLFPIAIVLSVLGAFAVWPIKAVK, from the coding sequence ATGACGATGGCGTCGACCCCCGCAGCAGAGCATCGCCCAGAGCATCGCCCAGACGAACCCGAAGCGCCCCTCGCCTTCATCGAGGAGGCCGCAGGCAACGAGGACCCGCCCGCCCCCATCGAGGGCGTGCGCCGCCTCCTCGGCTGGATCATCCCCGCCAACCTCGGCATCTTCCTCATCTGGGGTGCCGTGCCCGGCATCCTCCTGCCCGCCCAGGTCGCCGCGCAGTTCGGCGAGGCCGACAAGATCGGCAACCTCGCGATCGTCATGACGATCGGCGCGTTCTTCTCGATGATCGCCCAGCCGATCGCCGGCCAGATCTCCGACCGCACCCGCTCGCGATTCGGCCGCCGCGCACCGTGGATCTTCATGGGCTCGCTCGCGGGAGGCCTCGCCCTCGTCGGCCTCGCCTTCGCGAACAGCCTCGTCGGCGTCGTCATCGCCTGGACGCTCGTGCAGATCACGTACAACTTCGCGCAGGGCCCGCTCAGCGCCGTCATGCCCGACCGCGTGCCGGTCAAGCGCCGGGGCACGTTCGCCACGCTCTCGGGCATCGGCCTCATGGTCGGCGCACTCGGCGGCCAGGTGATCGGGTCGATCTTCTACGGCAGCATCGCCGCGGGCTACGTGACGTTCGCGGTGTTCTCGCTCGTCATGCTCACGCTGTTCATCGTCTTCAATCCCGACCACTCCTCGAAGGACCTCGAACCCGAGCCGTTCAAGTTCGGCGACTTCCTGCGCACGTTCTGGGTCAGCCCGATCAAGCACCCCGACTTCTTCTGGGCGTTCACCGGCCGACTGCTGCTCTACACGGGGTACTTCGCCGTGACCGGCTACCAGCTCTACCTGCTCACCGACTACTTCGGGGTCGAACGACCGCAGGACGTCATCCCGGTGCTCGGGCTCATCAGCCTCGCCGGCATCCTGATCGCGACCATCGTCTCGGGCCCGCTCTCCGACAAGCTCGGCCGCCGCAAGATCTTCGTCTTCGCGTCGTCGGCCGTGACCGGCCTGGCGATGCTGCTGCCATGGGTCTGGCCCGACCTCACCGCGTGGATGATCATGACCTTCATCGCCGGCCTCGGCTTCGGCATGTTCCAGGCCGTCGACACCGCGCTCATGAGCGAGGTGCTGCCGTCGGCGAAGTCGTTCGCGAAGGACCTCGGCGTCGTCAACATCGCCGCCACGCTGCCGCAGACCCTCGCACCGGGCGTCGCCGGCGCGATCGTGCTCGCGTTCGGGTTCGCAGGGCTGTTCCCCATCGCGATCGTGCTCTCCGTGCTCGGCGCCTTCGCCGTCTGGCCGATCAAGGCGGTGAAGTGA
- a CDS encoding phosphatase PAP2 family protein: MTDAAAGAPGLTTTSAQPGSTPRATSKRPRALLVIGLIGLVLFVLFGVAVFQNVDAPLTQPLDDAWRRLVGASAVENVSWVVPMFFQYLGELPGFALTMLIIPIWLFVIRRWRSALFWITAELVGNMVVSQVTKNLVDRPRPADDLANNLFGPLFQVDHGSFPSGHSVSAGILIVAVAAVLPAAKRRVWWFIGALIGVGMVWQRTLINAHWFSDAVFGIIGGASATLIIWWLFANLLAKDYGKPLFRRAVRAAAPSPAGAPASI; encoded by the coding sequence ATGACGGATGCCGCAGCCGGCGCTCCCGGCCTCACCACCACGTCGGCGCAGCCCGGGTCGACGCCCCGTGCCACCTCGAAGCGCCCTCGCGCGCTGCTCGTCATCGGCCTCATCGGGCTCGTGCTCTTCGTCCTGTTCGGCGTGGCCGTGTTCCAGAACGTGGACGCCCCGTTGACGCAGCCGCTCGACGACGCCTGGCGCCGCCTCGTCGGTGCGAGCGCGGTCGAGAACGTCAGCTGGGTCGTCCCGATGTTCTTCCAGTACCTCGGCGAGCTTCCCGGCTTCGCACTGACGATGCTGATCATCCCGATCTGGCTCTTCGTGATCCGCCGCTGGCGCTCCGCCCTGTTCTGGATCACGGCCGAGCTCGTCGGCAACATGGTCGTCTCCCAGGTCACGAAGAACCTCGTCGACCGCCCGCGTCCCGCCGACGACCTCGCGAACAACCTGTTCGGCCCGCTGTTCCAGGTCGACCACGGATCGTTCCCCTCCGGCCACTCGGTGAGCGCCGGCATCCTGATCGTCGCGGTCGCCGCCGTGCTGCCCGCCGCCAAGCGGCGCGTGTGGTGGTTCATCGGCGCCCTCATCGGCGTCGGCATGGTCTGGCAGCGCACCCTCATCAACGCCCACTGGTTCTCGGACGCCGTCTTCGGCATCATCGGCGGCGCCAGCGCGACACTGATCATCTGGTGGCTGTTCGCGAACCTGCTCGCGAAGGACTACGGCAAGCCGCTGTTCCGTCGTGCGGTGCGCGCCGCAGCCCCGAGCCCGGCCGGCGCACCGGCATCCATCTAG
- a CDS encoding glycoside hydrolase family 3 C-terminal domain-containing protein — translation MTDTINTAVEASAADVVADLTTEEKASLTSGADFWTTKSVDRVGLPSILLTDGPHGVRLQRADSDHLGIGDSVPATCFPPAVALGSSFDVDLLERVGTALGEEARAEGVGVLLGPGINIKRSPLCGRNFEYLSEDPIASGVLGSALVRGLQSQGVGASLKHFAANNQEADRMRVSADIDERPLREIYLRGFQRVVEDEQPWTVMCSYNRLNGVYTSEDPWLLTKVLRDEWGFEGLVVSDWGAVNDRVTGLVAGLDLEMPSSAGRTDAQLVAAVQAGTLDEAVLDLAALRNVELVQKAVRGARADASYDVDTHHALAREAAGASIVLLKNEGVLPLAADASVAVIGELARTPRYQGAGSSQINPTRLDNALDEIRVLAGAGAEVPFAAGYAADATTSDELTAEAVAVASAASTVLLFLGVPAEQESEGFDREDLELPAGQTELLDAVLAANANVVIVLANGGVVRLSGLADRVPAIVEGWLLGQAGGGAVADVLYGVVNPSGRLAETIPVRLADSPAYLDFPGEHSHVRYGEGLFVGYRWYDARDLAVTYPFGHGLSYTTFEYADASATASAEGIAVRVTVTNTGDRDGAEVVQVYTSLAGSSIVRAPRELKGFAKVALAAGESREVEVPVRREDLAYWDTRVDQWVVEGGEYTVEVGASSRDIRSVATVAVEGDAVSAPLSMNSSIGELIAHPVAGPIILQALSAGNEGDGPDVGGALLADPSMFKMMASFPIGRLASFPGMPVSMDQVEQLIAASNAQGA, via the coding sequence ATGACCGACACGATCAACACCGCCGTCGAGGCATCCGCCGCGGATGTCGTCGCCGACCTGACCACCGAGGAGAAGGCCTCGCTCACGAGCGGCGCCGACTTCTGGACCACGAAGTCGGTCGACCGCGTCGGCCTGCCGTCGATCCTGCTGACCGACGGCCCGCACGGCGTTCGCCTGCAGCGCGCGGACAGCGACCACCTCGGCATCGGCGACAGCGTGCCGGCCACCTGCTTCCCGCCGGCCGTCGCGCTCGGATCGTCGTTCGACGTCGACCTGCTCGAGCGCGTCGGAACGGCGCTCGGCGAGGAGGCGCGTGCCGAGGGCGTCGGCGTGCTGCTCGGCCCTGGCATCAACATCAAGCGCTCGCCGCTCTGCGGCCGCAACTTCGAGTACCTCTCCGAGGACCCGATCGCCTCCGGCGTGCTCGGCTCGGCGCTCGTGCGCGGCCTGCAGTCGCAGGGCGTCGGCGCCTCGCTCAAGCACTTCGCGGCCAACAACCAGGAGGCCGACCGCATGCGCGTCTCGGCCGACATCGACGAGCGCCCGCTGCGCGAGATCTACCTGCGCGGCTTCCAGCGCGTCGTCGAGGACGAGCAGCCGTGGACCGTCATGTGCTCGTACAACCGGCTCAACGGCGTCTACACGTCGGAGGACCCGTGGCTGCTCACGAAGGTGCTGCGCGACGAGTGGGGCTTCGAGGGCCTCGTCGTCTCGGACTGGGGCGCCGTGAACGACCGGGTCACCGGGCTCGTCGCGGGGCTCGACCTCGAGATGCCGTCGAGCGCGGGCCGCACCGACGCGCAGCTCGTGGCCGCGGTGCAGGCCGGCACGCTCGACGAGGCCGTGCTCGACCTCGCCGCGCTCCGCAACGTCGAGCTCGTGCAGAAGGCGGTGCGCGGCGCCAGGGCCGACGCGTCGTACGACGTCGACACCCACCACGCCCTCGCCCGCGAAGCCGCCGGCGCCTCGATCGTGCTGCTGAAGAACGAGGGCGTCCTGCCGCTCGCCGCCGACGCCTCGGTCGCCGTGATCGGCGAACTCGCGCGCACCCCGCGCTACCAGGGCGCCGGCTCGTCGCAGATCAACCCGACGAGGCTCGACAACGCGCTCGACGAGATCCGCGTGCTCGCGGGCGCCGGCGCCGAGGTGCCGTTCGCCGCGGGCTACGCCGCCGACGCCACGACGTCCGACGAGCTGACCGCCGAGGCCGTGGCCGTGGCATCCGCCGCCTCGACCGTGCTGCTCTTCCTCGGCGTGCCCGCCGAGCAGGAGTCCGAGGGCTTCGACCGCGAGGACCTCGAGCTCCCCGCCGGGCAGACCGAGCTGCTCGACGCGGTGCTCGCCGCCAACGCGAACGTCGTGATCGTGCTCGCCAACGGCGGCGTCGTGCGCCTCTCGGGCCTCGCCGACCGCGTGCCCGCGATCGTCGAGGGCTGGCTGCTCGGCCAGGCCGGCGGCGGCGCGGTCGCCGACGTGCTCTACGGCGTCGTGAACCCCTCCGGGCGCCTGGCCGAGACGATCCCGGTGCGTCTGGCCGACAGCCCCGCGTACCTCGACTTCCCGGGCGAGCACTCGCACGTGCGCTACGGCGAGGGCCTCTTCGTCGGATACCGCTGGTACGACGCACGCGACCTCGCGGTCACCTACCCGTTCGGCCACGGCCTCTCGTACACGACCTTCGAGTACGCGGATGCCTCGGCGACCGCGTCGGCAGAGGGTATCGCCGTGCGCGTCACCGTGACGAACACGGGCGACCGCGACGGCGCCGAGGTCGTGCAGGTCTACACCTCGCTCGCCGGTTCCTCGATCGTGCGCGCCCCGCGCGAGCTCAAGGGCTTCGCGAAGGTCGCCCTCGCGGCCGGTGAATCTCGCGAGGTCGAGGTGCCCGTGCGCCGCGAGGACCTCGCGTACTGGGACACCCGCGTCGACCAGTGGGTCGTCGAGGGCGGCGAGTACACCGTCGAGGTCGGCGCGTCGAGCCGCGACATCCGCTCGGTCGCGACGGTCGCCGTCGAAGGCGACGCCGTGAGCGCCCCGCTCTCGATGAACTCGTCGATCGGCGAACTCATCGCGCACCCCGTCGCCGGCCCGATCATCCTCCAGGCGCTCAGCGCCGGCAACGAGGGCGACGGACCGGATGTCGGCGGCGCGCTGCTCGCCGACCCGTCGATGTTCAAGATGATGGCGTCGTTCCCGATCGGGCGACTCGCGTCGTTCCCGGGCATGCCGGTCTCGATGGACCAGGTCGAGCAGCTCATCGCCGCCTCGAACGCGCAGGGCGCATAG
- a CDS encoding alpha-hydroxy acid oxidase has protein sequence MVQRQFPNPKELAQLMRFKTPTLDPTDRRLEKALTIADLRTIAKRRTPKAAFDYTEGAAEGELSLARARQAFQDVEFHPSILRSVPVVDTTREVLGGTSALPFGIAPTGFTRLMQTEGEIAGAGAAGAAGIPFTLSTLGTTSIEDVKAANPTGRNWFQLYVMREREISYELTRRAATAGFDTIFFTVDTPVAGARLRDKRNGFSIPPQLTPGTIINAIPRPAWWINFLTTPPLEFASLSTTGGTVGELLDSAMDPTISFDDLDIIRSMWPGKIVVKGVQTVEDARLLADRGVDGVVLSNHGGRQLDRAPIPFHLLPHVVREIGSDMEVHVDTGIMNGADIVASVALGARFTLIGRAYLYGLMAGGRRGVDKTISILKGEVERTMKLLEVATLDELGPQHVTQLTRMVPIAKPLADAAAQAVATAKPKTTRSPRTPAAAKPSTTAASSTPSTTKAAPARPAAKKPSVKN, from the coding sequence ATGGTCCAGCGCCAGTTCCCGAATCCCAAGGAGCTCGCCCAGCTCATGCGGTTCAAGACGCCGACCCTCGACCCGACCGATCGTCGGCTCGAGAAGGCGCTCACGATCGCCGACCTGCGCACGATCGCGAAGCGGCGCACCCCGAAGGCGGCCTTCGACTACACCGAGGGTGCCGCCGAGGGCGAGCTGTCGCTGGCGCGTGCGCGCCAGGCATTCCAGGACGTCGAGTTCCACCCGTCGATCCTGCGCAGCGTGCCCGTGGTCGACACGACCCGCGAGGTGCTCGGCGGCACCAGCGCCCTGCCGTTCGGCATCGCCCCGACCGGCTTCACCAGGCTCATGCAGACCGAGGGCGAGATCGCCGGTGCGGGCGCGGCGGGCGCGGCCGGCATCCCCTTCACGCTCTCGACGCTCGGCACCACGTCGATCGAAGACGTGAAGGCCGCGAACCCGACCGGTCGCAACTGGTTCCAGCTCTACGTCATGCGCGAGCGCGAGATCTCCTACGAACTGACCCGCCGCGCGGCCACGGCCGGCTTCGACACGATCTTCTTCACGGTCGACACGCCCGTCGCCGGTGCGCGCCTGCGCGACAAGCGCAACGGCTTCTCGATTCCGCCGCAGCTGACCCCCGGCACGATCATCAACGCGATCCCGCGGCCCGCCTGGTGGATCAACTTCCTCACCACGCCGCCGCTCGAGTTCGCCTCGCTGTCGACGACCGGCGGCACCGTGGGCGAACTGCTGGACTCGGCCATGGACCCGACCATCTCGTTCGACGACCTCGACATCATCCGCTCGATGTGGCCGGGCAAGATCGTCGTCAAGGGCGTGCAGACCGTCGAGGACGCGCGCCTGCTCGCCGACCGCGGCGTCGACGGCGTCGTGCTCTCGAACCACGGCGGGCGCCAGCTCGACCGCGCCCCGATCCCGTTCCACCTGCTGCCGCACGTCGTGCGCGAGATCGGCTCCGACATGGAGGTGCACGTCGACACCGGCATCATGAACGGCGCCGACATCGTGGCATCCGTCGCGCTCGGTGCACGCTTCACGCTCATCGGCCGCGCCTACCTCTACGGCCTGATGGCCGGCGGTCGCCGCGGCGTCGACAAGACCATCTCGATCCTGAAGGGCGAGGTCGAGCGCACCATGAAGCTGCTCGAGGTCGCCACGCTCGACGAGCTCGGCCCCCAGCACGTCACGCAGCTCACGCGCATGGTGCCGATCGCCAAGCCGCTGGCGGATGCCGCTGCGCAGGCCGTCGCGACCGCCAAGCCGAAGACGACGCGCAGCCCGCGCACGCCTGCGGCGGCGAAGCCGTCGACGACCGCCGCGTCGTCGACGCCCTCGACCACGAAGGCCGCTCCCGCCAGGCCCGCCGCGAAGAAGCCGAGCGTCAAGAACTGA